The following is a genomic window from Candidatus Binatota bacterium.
GATGGCGGGCAAGTGTTCGCGTATTAATTATGATTTGGCTGGATACCCTTCCACCTGTCCGGGTTTCGGAGACGCTTGTGATTTTACCGTGGCTGGCTGGGATGTCACCGGCGAAAAGAACGACATGCTTGACTGCCTGCTTTGCATGTACGACGCAGCAGCGAGGCGGAGCCTTGAACTGCAGGTCGTGGTACCGCGTTGCGGCGACGGCATGGACAACAGGCTCGACGAAATTTGCGATGACGGTAACGATGACAGTAACGACGCCTGCCTCGGAGACTGCCGCGCGGCGAGCTGTGGTGACGGTTTTGTCTGGGCCGGCCAGGAGAGCTGCGACAACGGTGACGCTAACTCCGATACAGAGGCAGATGCCTGTCGCAGCGATTGCACCCCTGCGGTCTGCGGTGATGGGACGGTAGACAGCGGCGAAGAATGCGATGACTCGGGTGAATCGGCCAGCTGCGACAGCGATTGCAGCCTGGCTGTCTGCGGTGACGGTACCGTAAATGCCTCGGCCGGCGAGACTTGTGACGACACGGGTGAATCGGCTAGCTGCAACAGCGACTGTACGGTGGCCTCCTGCGGTGACGGCACGACTAATGGCACGGCCGGCGAATCCTGTGATGACGGCAACGGGGATAACACCGACGCCTGTCTCAACGATTGTTCCCCAGCCTCCTGCGGTGACGGTTTCACATGGGCGGGCTCAGAAGACTGCGACGACGGGAATGCCGACAACAATGATTCCTGCCTGGACAGTTGCACAGCGGCGACTTGCGGCGATGGTTTTGCCTGGGCGGGCACCGAAGAATGCGACGACGGCAACGCCGACAACGGTGACTCCTGCCTGGATAGTTGCGTCACCGCGACCTGTGGCGACGGCTTTTTATTCTCGGGCAGCGAGCAGTGCGACGACGGAGCGGCCAACTCTGATACCGCGCCCGACACTTGCCGCTCTGATTGCGAACTGCCGAGCTGTGGTGACGGGGTAGCCGACAGTGCGGAGCAATGTGATGATGGTAACGCCGACGACAACGACTCCTGCCTCGGCTCCTGTGTCGATGCGTCCTGCGGCGACGGTCATACCTGGGCTGGAATAGAAGCTTGCGATGCGGCTGGCTATAGCGCTTCGTGCAACCTGGACTGCAGCGTCTCGGTGTGCGGTGACGGCAAGGCCAACCCGGCGGCGGGTGAGGCCTGCGACGCGGCGGGCGAGAGCGCGGTTTGTGACCTCGATTGTAGTCTTGCGTCCTGCGGTGATGGAACGATGAACACGACGGCAGGCGAGGCTTGCGACGCGGCGGGTGAGAGCACAACTTGTGATCTCGACTGCAGCCTTGCCTCCTGCGGTGACGGAACAACGAACGCCACGGCAGGCGAGACCTGCGACACGGAAGGCGAAAGCGCCTCCTGTAACGCCGACTGCAGTACTGCCGCCTGTGGTGACGGCAAGGTCAACAGCAGCGCGGGCGAACAGTGCGATGCGGCGGGAGAATCTGATTTATGCGACGGCGATTGCACGGTGGCTGCCTGTGGCGACGGCACCACTAACGCTACTGCCGGCGAGGCCTGCGACGACGGTAACAACAGCAACGGCGATGGCTGTCTCGATAGCTGTGCCACGGCCAGCTGCGGCGATGGCTTCGTCTTCGCGGGCGAAGAAGCCTGCGACGATGGCAACTCTTCAAACGCTGATGCCTGCCTGGCTGATTGTGCGGTTGCGAGCTGCGGCGATGGCTTTGTCTTCGTCGGCCAGGAAGCCTGCGATGACGGCAATTCCGACAACGGTGACGCTTGCCTCGACAGCTGCGAGACGGCGTCCTGCGGCGACGGTTTTCTGTTCGTCGGCGGGGAAGAGTGCGACGATGGCAACAGCAGCGACACCGACTCCTGTAGCGCGGCCTGTGATTCACAACGCGTAATTTCAGCCGGCGTGGTAGCGCTGGACCAGGTGCTTACCTACAACCGCTGGGGTAGCCACCAGGCTGCGGGGATGATTTTTGCGCTCCGGCGCGACGTGGTCGACATGGCCGGTAACCCAATAGGGGAGGGCGGAGTGCCAGGCCAGGTAATGCTCAGGCCAGGCAAGCGCCCGCGCCCGCTGGTGCTCAGGGCCAACGAGGGGGATGTTCTGCAGGTCCACTTTACAAACCTGCTGGCACCGGCCAGGCCCAACGCCAAGGGAACGACCACGAGGCTGGCTTCGATGATGGTAAACGGCACGCGTGTGCTGGGCAACACCCACGACCCGGTCGTGACCGGGCTCGAGGGAATCGCACCGGGGCAGTCTACCGACTACTCGTGGAAGGCCGGGCACGAGGGCACAAAGTTGTTCTACAGCCTCGCCGGACCGGCTGGCGGTGGTGGCGACGGTGGCCAGCTTTCGCTCGGACTTTTCGGAGCTTTAAACGTCGAGCCCGAGGGCAGCAGCTGGTATCGCAGCCAGGTGACAGCGGCAGAGTTGGCGACGGCGCGGTCCCAGGCCGAAGCACCTGCGCTGCTTAACTACGACGCGGTAGACATTGCAGGAGTGCCGGTGCTGCGCATGCTCGACGACGCCGGTGAACTTGTGCACTCTGATCTCAACGCGATCATCGCCTACGACCAAGCAGCAGATAACGTGCAGTCGACCTCCGAGGCCACTTTCAGGGAGTTCTCGGTAATCTTTCACGACGAGATCGAGCTGACCCAGGGATACCCCCAACTTGATAACGATGTACTCAAGCCGGTGAGCGATTCTTTTGCCATCAATTACGGCTCCGAGGGCCTGGGCTCGCGCCTGCTGGCCAACCGCCTGGGCGAGGGGCCGGCTGCGAACTGCCTGGAGTGCCCCTACGAAGAGTTCTTCCTCGAGTCAGCCGTGAGCGGTGACCCGGCCCTGCTGAATGTTTTCGAGGATGATCCCTCCAACGTTCACCACAGCTATATCAACGACAACGTAAAATTCCGCAACCTGCACGCGGGCCCGAGAGAAACGCATATCTTTCACCTGCACGCTCACCAGTGGCTGGCCAACGCGGGTGAGGGTATCGACGACAACTCGGTATACCTTGATTCGCAGGCAATAAGCCCGATGAGTAATTTCACCTACGAGATCCAGTACGGTGGCGCGGGCAACCGCAACAAGGTCGTCGGTGATTCAATTTTTCACTGCCATCTCTATCCCCACTTTGCCCAGGGCATGTGGGAGCTGTGGAGAGCACACGATGTACTGGAGGATGGAACCCGTCGCCTGATGGACGGAGAACTGGGACCGGGAACAAACCCGCTCACCGGGGTGACGGTTGGCGGCACGCCCATACCCGCGCTTGTTCCAATGCCCGACTACGCGATGGCCCCCGATCCCAGCTACGGGCCGAACGCATTGCCCGGGTATCCTTTCTACATGGCGCAGGTCGCGGGCCACCGGGCTCCACAAGCACCGCTTGACGTGGCCAGCGACGGCGGACTGCCGCGACACGTGTTTACTGACGGCGGCCAGCGAAGCACGGGTGCGGGGGCTGCCAGTTTTGATTTCCACGTCGACGTGCAGGTCGCCAACATACAGGTGCTGCCCCAGGAGGGAACGGCGCTTGAGCAGGCCGCGATGGCTTTTCACGCCAGCCCCGGTGTGACTACCACCACCCCCGAGGGTGACGCAGCTTTCTTTGAACTGAACGGCTTGCCTTCCACCGCCGGTGCCCCTTACGCTGAGCCCTGTCCGCCCCTATGCGGCAGCGCCCAGCAGGGCGAGTACCAAGCAGCTTGCATGGACGGCTGCACGGGCAAACCCTGGGATCCCGAGTGCTCATTGCGTTGTGAAGACTGCACCACGGCCCACCGCACCTACCACGTGTCGTACATAGAGCTCGACCTGTTGGCCAACGCGGCCGGCTGGCACGACCCACAGGGGCGCATAAACGTGCTCGACTCAGACGTTTCTCTCTACGAGGGACAAACGACCACGGCGGATCCGTTTTTCTTCAGGGCTAACTCGGGTGAGTGCGTCACGTTCAAGCACACCAACCGCGCGCCCAAGGAGTTTGACCTGGATGATTTCCAGGTGAGGACGCCCGCTGATGTGGTTGGCCAGCACATCCACCTTGTCAAGTTCGATGTGACAAGCTCCGATGGCTCGGGCAACGGGTGGAACTACGAAGACGGTACTTACTCTGCTGAAGCCATCGCCGAATGGACGGCGGCCAGCAATGCTCTCGGTGGGTCGGCCACCTCGGGATACGACGCGGCGGGCAACCCCGTCAACGTGTGGGGCGACGGCGCAACCTCGGGGGTGCCCACGACGCTGACGGCCGACGGTGGCTTTCAGACCACCACGCAGAGGTGGTGGGCAGACCCCTTGCTCAATAAGCATGGCCAGGACCGCAGCATAAGAACGGTGTTTACCCACGATCACTTTTTTCCGTCTACCGGCCAGCAGCACGGTTTTTACAACGCGCTCACCATAGAACCTGCCGGTTCGCAGTGGCTCACGCCCGACCTGACCGATGATCTTTCGCTGCCGCTCGACCCCGCCCGCGGTGTGGGTACGCAGGCATACATAATTGCCGCGGACAGCAAGACCTGCACGGTGAGCGGGGAGGCGGTAGCCGTTGAACCGTTGCCCTGCAACTCGGACGCCGACTGCCCTGAAGAAGAATGGTGCATGAATATGGACCACCGTGAGTTCATGATGGCGGTGGCCGATCTTGCACTTCTTTATACGCCCCTGGGTGTGCCCATAGGCGCGCCGGCCCAGCCAGAGGCCATATCGAGTAAGGGTGGAACAGACGTAGTAAACTACCGTAACGAACCTTTTGCCGGACGCGGCGGCCCTCATCCCGATGCCGATTTGGATACGCTGAACTCGGGTAACGGCGTACCTTCCGGCGCGTTCAGCTCCTGGGTAAACGGCGACCCCTTTACCGAGATATTCAAGGCCCGCGAGGGCGAACGAATGCAGGTGCGGCTTATACAGGGCGCACAACAGGCCCAGCACAGCTTCAACCTTCACGGCGGGTTGTGGCCCGAGGCCATAGACGACTCTGGGTCCCCGATGGTTCAGGGCCAACCCATAGGTATATCCGAACACTTCGAGTGCGACATGGGCGTGGCTCCGCCGGTGACCGGCGGCGGCGTGGCCGATTACCTGTACCATTTCGGCGCCAATGATCATTTGAACGACGGAAGCTGGGGTCTCATTCGCGTGTTTGCTGACGGGCTTTCTTTTGATGCCAGCGACTCTGAACTCAGGTCGGCGCAACTGGCCGCCGCGGCTGCCGGCGAGCGCAACGACTGCCTTGAGGATTCACCCGCGCGCTTGTTCGAGGTCGAAGCCTGGCGGGCCGCCGACCTGCTGCCCGGCGGCCGGCTGGTGTACAACCAGCGCGAGGACATTTACGACCCCAACGCGCGTATCTTCTTGCTGGCCGAGGACCGGGCCGCACTGGCGGCGGGTACCAAGGCCGTCGAGCCGCTCGTGCTCAGGGCCAACTCCGGCGACTGCATCACGGTGTCGTTGACTAACCACATGCCAGACACCGAGGTATCGATGCATCCGCAGCGCGTGTCCTACGACGTACGCTATTCTGACGGTGCCAACGTGGGCTTGAACTTTCTCCAGACCGCTATGCCCGGTGAGACTATCAACTACCACTGGTTCGCCGGCTATACGTGGCACGGATTTTCCGAGCCTGAGGAGCTGGGTCCGGGCAACCTGCGCTCCTACGGCGACTTCCTGGTCGATGCTCGGCAGGGCTTGCTCGGCGCGTTGGTAATAGAAGAAGCCGGTGCCAGCTGGACCGACACCGTGACCGGCACGGCGGCTTCGTCGGGAACAGCGGTAGACGTGACCACGGCCTCTGGTGAAACCTTTCGCGAGTTCGTAGTTCTCTACCAGGAAGACCTGGACTTGTTCACGGGCCAGGGAAGGATTCCCGACGCCAAGGTCGATCAGGCCGAGAAGGCGTTCAATTACCGAACCGAGAATTTCTGGGCGCGGCTGGGCGTTCCTACTTCCGTAGACTTGAATGACGTGGCGTTTCCCTCCGATTTTTTCAGCGGCCCTATCGAGACACCTTTGTTCAGGGCAGCCGACGGGCAGAAGGTTCGTTTCCACGTACTGCAGCCCTCCGGCGGTCCCCTGCAGCACACCTTCCTCGTGCAGGGGCACGACTATCCGGACAACCGCCAACCGATGGCGGGCACCGGGGGGGCGAGCATTATAGCCCCCTTCGTGGCCCGTACCATGGACCTGGAAGGCGGCGCGCGCGCCGGCACATGGCTCTATCACGACGGCACGGGGTACGGTCGGGCGGGTGGCCTCTGGGGCCGGCTGGAAGTCGACTGACGGCTATAGCCCGGCAACTGGCCCGGTCGCTGGCGGATTAATTTGTTCTGCCCCCCTAACGGGGGGTACGGGCCGCTGTTTCCCCGTTTGGGGGCTTGTTGAACTCCCCCGACAGGGTAACTTTTTATAAGGGGTTACAGCTTGCGGGGGTTTCCTAAATACGAAAGAAAGGTGGGATTGTCGGTGGCGATCCTGTTGCCGCTGGCGATGGTTTTCGGCTGCCCGGTGCCGGTGGATGCCGCGGATTCCAAGCCTGCGGGCGTTGAATTCTCGGTACACAACCTGGATTCCAAGGCGGGTCAGGCAATCAGGGCGGGCGGGGACCTTCTGGTCAAGTTCAGACTGTCTGATCCCGATTCTGGCTTCGGACTGTCGCAGTTGCACCCGGCTGCCTGGCTCAGCCCGCGCGAGAAGGGCGCTCCCGCGCCGTCGCAGCAGGAGTGCGAAAACCTGATACGCGGCATGGGGCAGTTCGGTGTCACGCACGCCGACGACGATCTCAACGGTTACTACATCCTCACCCTCAACGCTGACAATTCAGTCTCTATTCTCAACCCCATGGTCAGCCTGAACACTTCCAACCAGAAGGCCCACATTCTCCTGGACGGCGAGGCGCACGCATGGGATTTTGACCCCAACACGGCGCTGGCCTGGGTGACCTTGCCCGACGATAACAAGGTGGCCGTTGTTGACGTCAAGGGCCGACGAGTCGCTGCCTACCTGGCAGTGGGCAACGCGCCGCGGTCGATAGAAGTACAACCCGACGGTCGTTTTGTGTGGGTGGGCAACGACGATTCGGGTACCGTCAGCGTGTTGGCCCCAAGCGGCCAAGGACAACTTCGTTCGATCGAAGTGGGGCGAGGCCCGATAGATTTTGCCTTCGACGAACAGGGGCGCTACGTGATCGTGTCAGCGGGGGGTGCCGGCCGCGTGTCGGTGATCGATACGGGGAGCATGAAAGTCGTATCTTCTCTCGAAGTGGGCGAAGGCTCACTTCAGGTCGCCTGGGCAGAACTGGCCGGCGCTTTTTACCTGCTCAACCCTTCGCGCAACACGGTTACGGTCGCTTACCCCCGCGAGGGCCGGGCTGCCGTGGAGATCGATGTCGCCGAGGGCGCCACGACGATTGAAGCCGATCCGCAGGGACGCTGGGTATTCGTGATCAACCCCGAGGCGCGCGCGGTTGACATCATCGATACCGCAGCTGCGAGGCTGTCGCGCAGGGTAGCGCTCGAGGAAAAACCCAGCCACGTTCTTTTCAGCTCGATCTTCGCCTACGTCTACCACGCCGACAGTTCCAACCTGTCGCTGGTAAAGCTCTCTGCGCTTGCGGATGCTGAAGCTGCACCGGTGCTGATCATCCCCATGGGAGTTGAGCGACCCGAGGGAAGAATGGTGCGCCCGGGCCTGTTGCCCATGGACATTCTGCCCGATGAGGGCGGCGCCGTGGTGGCCAACCCGGTCGAGAAGGTCATCTATTTTTACACCGACGGAATGATGTCTCCGATGGGTTCGTTCAAGACATGGGCGTCGAACCCGCTGGGCGTGATTCTCTACGACCGCTCGCTGCGGGAGCGCGGCAACTCGGGCGTCTACGAGACGGTTACCCGCCTGGACGAACCCGGGGTGTACGATGTTCCCTTCGTGCTGGGCAGCCCACGGGTAGTGACCTGTTTTGAGTTCGAGGTCGCGGGAGAGCCCGGGCACGGGGAAGCCGTGAAGCCGTTGTTCCGCGGACTGTTCGTGGGCGAGGATCTCGCCCCGGGTGACGAGGTGACCCTGCGCTACCAGGTGGTCGACGGTCGCGATGGCCGTCCCCTGACCGGTCTCGACGACCTGAGATTGATAACCTTTCGCGCGGGCGAGAACTGGAGCGCGAGGTCCTGGACCAAGGAAGTAGAAGACGGCGTGTACGAGGCGGGTGTCACCTTTCCGCGCGGCGGCCGTTACCTGGTGCAGGTGGAGGCACGCTCGCTGGGCATCGGTTTCGGCGATGCTGGAAGGGACTACGCCGACGTGTCGCAGGGAGCGACGAGATGAAACAAGGCTTGCTCACAGTGCTGCTATCGGCAGCGATGCTTGCTTGCCCGTTCTTGATGCGGGCGGCAACGGCCGCGGGCGTGAGCGCGGGGGGAAACGACGCTGGCGACGTCAGGCTTATCGACGTGCCGCTGCTCGACCAGGATGGCAAGCGCATGATGCTGGTCAGTGACCTGGTCGGGGAGAAGATCGTGGTAATGAACTTCATTTTTACTACCTGCCCGTCGGTGTGCCCCATGCAGTCTGCAATTTTTGCAGGCCTGCAGAAGGAGCTGGGTGATCGCCTGGGCAACGAGGTCAAGCTGTTGAGCCTGAGCATAGACCCGGTCACCGATGTGCCTGCGAGGCTGGCGGAAACCGCCGCTCGCTACGGGGCGCGAGAGGGCTGGACCTGGCTCACGGGCGAGAAGGCCGACGTCGACAGGGCCCTGGTCGGCCTGGGTGCGTACTCGAGCGAGGTTGAATCGCACCCGGCGATGATCCTGGTGGGAGACGGCAGCACGGGCGATTGGACACGCTTCTATGGTTTTCCGCGTCCGGTAGACGTGCTGGCCCGAGTGGACGCGCTCGTCGCGGCACGGATCGCGGGGCCGGGAGCGGTTGCCGCGGAGCCGGCAGAAGAAAACCAGCGATGAAATGCTCGAGCTCTAAAACTTCGACGATTAGTTTCGCAACGGTGAGCGTGACGGCCCTGGTGTGCTTTCTGCTGCTCGGTGTAACCCGTTCCGCCGCGGCCGCCGCCGCCGAGACTCAAGCTACTACCACCCCCGTTTCTGTCACTGCCGCCCGCGACGGAGACGAGGCCGCGCGAAGCTGGTTCACCGAATCCATCTTGCTTGACCAACGCGGTCGAGAGCTGAAGTTCTACAGCGATGTTCTCAAGGACCAGGTAGTGGTCGTCAACTTCATCTTTACCCGTTGCCCCGGCACTTGCCCGGTGCAGACGGCCAAGATGTCGGAACTCTACAAGGAACTCGGTGGAGAAATGGGGCGGACGGTGCGCTTCGTATCGATTTCGGTAGACCCCGACAACGACACACCGGCGAAGTTGCTTGAATTTGCAGACCGCTACAAGGCTGGTGACGGCTGGTTTTTTCTTACGGGTGAGCAAAAAAGTCTCGACCAGGTAACGCGCAGGCTCGGTGCTCACAATAGTCTTGCCGAGGCGCACTCGCCCTTGTTCCTGCTCGGAAATGTCAGCCGCGAACACTGGGTCAAAATGCGCCCGAGCGCTTCGGTGGCAACGCTGGCGGGTGAAGTACGAAAACTGCTCGCGGTCGATAAAGAAGATGGCTGACAGGATGACGGCGGCACTGCCAGCGCGGTTACTCGTCGTGGCGGCGCTGGGTGGGGTGCTGGTTGCCTTGGTTGCCGATCCGGCAGTGGCTGGCTGGGGCGAACAGGAGCAGCGCGGCAAGTCGGTTTACGAGCAGGGCAGGGCCACGGGCCAGGTGAAGGCACTGCTGGCGGGGCCGGGCCTCGAAGTCGATGCGGCCCAGTTTCCCTGCGTAAACTGTCACGGCCACGACGGCGCGGGTGTCATTGAAGGTGGCGTCACCACTGCCGACATCAGGCCGTCGCGCTTAGCGTTCGCGGCCGATGCCACCAGGGACTTCGGCAGGCAGCGGCCGGCCTACGACAACGAGGCGCTGGCAATGGCGATCAGGTCGGGTCTCGACCCAGGTGGCAACAGCCTTCACCCGGCCATGCCTCGCTACCGTATCAACGACGACGACTTGGCCGACCTGCTGGCCTACATGCGCCACCTGGGGCGAGAGCCTGTAGCAGGGGTAGCAGAAGATGCGGTGAGGGTCGCCGCGTTGCTGCCTTCCGCTGGACCGCTGGCCGCCCCCGCCCGCGAGGTTGAGCGTGTGCTCGCGGCCTTCGAAGAATACACCAACGAACAGGGCGGGGCCTACGGTCGGCGCTTGCTGCTGGAGCTCAAGCACTACGATCCGTCGGTGGATGCCGGTGGCGTTGCCGCGGTGGACGAGTTGCTGGCGGGCGAACGCCCGTTCTGCCTCTTGTCGAGCATGGGCCTGGGGGCCGCTGCGTTGGCCACGCTTGAACAAGCCGGCGTTCCGCTGGTCGCGCCGCTGGCGGTACCTGCCAGTGACGGCTACGGCGCCGCCCGAAACACCTTTTTTGTTTTTACCTCCGTGGCCGACCAGGCCAGGGTATTGGTCGATCATCTGGTGGCCGAGCTACCCGGCCTGGGCGGGGGCGCGGTGCTGCTGCACGACTCTGGTCCCGAGGGGCTGGCGGGCAAGCTGGGTGTAGAAAGCCAACTGTCCGGCTACGACCAGACGCTGTCGGCGAGTATCCAACTGGCAGCTGCGGGAGGCGTTGAGTCTGTCGTGGCGGAGCTCGTCGCGGCCGGAACAGCGGGCCAACGGCCCTCGGCTGTATTTTTCTTTGCCGATGGAGAGCGAGCGGCAGAGTTCCTGCGCCTGGCCGCTGCCGAAGACTGGCACCCGCTGCTGTTGGGACCCGCCGAAAGGCTGTCCCCCGGCCTGGCCGGCCTGCCCCCGGCTTTGCTCGCCGGACTGCGCCTGGTTTCGCCTGCCGGGGTGCCGGACCTAGACGCCGGCCGTAGCAGGGAGTTTCTCGCGGTGATGGAAAGAGAAGGAATTGCGGGGAGCTACCGCGCGTTTCAAATCTCGGCCTGGGCTGGAGGCTTGCTGCTGAGAGAAGGGTTGCGGAGATCTGGCCGTCGTCTTACCACACCTCGTTTCATGGCATCGCTCACCGGCCTGCGCGGGTTCGATACCGGCTTGCTGGCGCCGTTGTCATTTGACGAAAACAGCAGGGTGGGTGTGGCCGGCGCCACGGTGCTGCGGTTTTCAACGGCCGGCCCGGGCTTGTCGGTTGCCCGTAGATGGCGCGAACCCCTGGCGGCATCCGCCGTTGTAGAGCCTCAACTGTAAAACACCTCAATATTCACTGGGCTAAGCTGGGCTGTACGGCCCTTGTGGTGTGCAGGCGGTATCAACACAAAGATATCTGCAGTGTTTATCTATAATTCGGATTTTATCACTATGCGGCGCTTCCCTAGCTTCGGGCTAGCTGTTATCTGCCCGTCTCCCCTGCAGTCTTTTGTCTGGAAGACAACGGGGGGCTGGAGTGTCAGGTGGTTCCCATTCGGTACAGGATCAGGTCGGCCGCGATTGCGTGCGCGCTCGTGTTGGCCATTGTGTTTACTGCCGCTTTGGCTACCGGGGCTGCCAGCGGGAGGATAGTCAACGGTACCGCGACTTTTGACTATCCCGAGGTGGGAATGCTTCTGCACGGCAGCAACCCGTGGAACTCGGGCATGACCTGCAGCGGCACGCTTATCGGTTGTCGTAGTTTCCTGACCGCGGCCCACTGCGTCTGCCCTTGGTCCGGTGGGCAGTGCCAGGGAGCGGGCGCACCTTACAAGGGCCTGTACTCAGTTTACCTGCAGGGCTCAGGCGTGTACCGGGCTGAATCGGTGCTGGTGAACCCGGGCTACAGCTA
Proteins encoded in this region:
- a CDS encoding YncE family protein produces the protein MGLSVAILLPLAMVFGCPVPVDAADSKPAGVEFSVHNLDSKAGQAIRAGGDLLVKFRLSDPDSGFGLSQLHPAAWLSPREKGAPAPSQQECENLIRGMGQFGVTHADDDLNGYYILTLNADNSVSILNPMVSLNTSNQKAHILLDGEAHAWDFDPNTALAWVTLPDDNKVAVVDVKGRRVAAYLAVGNAPRSIEVQPDGRFVWVGNDDSGTVSVLAPSGQGQLRSIEVGRGPIDFAFDEQGRYVIVSAGGAGRVSVIDTGSMKVVSSLEVGEGSLQVAWAELAGAFYLLNPSRNTVTVAYPREGRAAVEIDVAEGATTIEADPQGRWVFVINPEARAVDIIDTAAARLSRRVALEEKPSHVLFSSIFAYVYHADSSNLSLVKLSALADAEAAPVLIIPMGVERPEGRMVRPGLLPMDILPDEGGAVVANPVEKVIYFYTDGMMSPMGSFKTWASNPLGVILYDRSLRERGNSGVYETVTRLDEPGVYDVPFVLGSPRVVTCFEFEVAGEPGHGEAVKPLFRGLFVGEDLAPGDEVTLRYQVVDGRDGRPLTGLDDLRLITFRAGENWSARSWTKEVEDGVYEAGVTFPRGGRYLVQVEARSLGIGFGDAGRDYADVSQGATR
- a CDS encoding SCO family protein, with the translated sequence MKQGLLTVLLSAAMLACPFLMRAATAAGVSAGGNDAGDVRLIDVPLLDQDGKRMMLVSDLVGEKIVVMNFIFTTCPSVCPMQSAIFAGLQKELGDRLGNEVKLLSLSIDPVTDVPARLAETAARYGAREGWTWLTGEKADVDRALVGLGAYSSEVESHPAMILVGDGSTGDWTRFYGFPRPVDVLARVDALVAARIAGPGAVAAEPAEENQR
- a CDS encoding SCO family protein translates to MKCSSSKTSTISFATVSVTALVCFLLLGVTRSAAAAAAETQATTTPVSVTAARDGDEAARSWFTESILLDQRGRELKFYSDVLKDQVVVVNFIFTRCPGTCPVQTAKMSELYKELGGEMGRTVRFVSISVDPDNDTPAKLLEFADRYKAGDGWFFLTGEQKSLDQVTRRLGAHNSLAEAHSPLFLLGNVSREHWVKMRPSASVATLAGEVRKLLAVDKEDG
- a CDS encoding c-type cytochrome — its product is MSAANTGSKCARALRWQRWRVKYENCSRSIKKMADRMTAALPARLLVVAALGGVLVALVADPAVAGWGEQEQRGKSVYEQGRATGQVKALLAGPGLEVDAAQFPCVNCHGHDGAGVIEGGVTTADIRPSRLAFAADATRDFGRQRPAYDNEALAMAIRSGLDPGGNSLHPAMPRYRINDDDLADLLAYMRHLGREPVAGVAEDAVRVAALLPSAGPLAAPAREVERVLAAFEEYTNEQGGAYGRRLLLELKHYDPSVDAGGVAAVDELLAGERPFCLLSSMGLGAAALATLEQAGVPLVAPLAVPASDGYGAARNTFFVFTSVADQARVLVDHLVAELPGLGGGAVLLHDSGPEGLAGKLGVESQLSGYDQTLSASIQLAAAGGVESVVAELVAAGTAGQRPSAVFFFADGERAAEFLRLAAAEDWHPLLLGPAERLSPGLAGLPPALLAGLRLVSPAGVPDLDAGRSREFLAVMEREGIAGSYRAFQISAWAGGLLLREGLRRSGRRLTTPRFMASLTGLRGFDTGLLAPLSFDENSRVGVAGATVLRFSTAGPGLSVARRWREPLAASAVVEPQL